One part of the Arthrobacter tumbae genome encodes these proteins:
- a CDS encoding PTS sugar transporter subunit IIA, with amino-acid sequence MTPLDLHDAELTTPQLVILDMVAEDKSDAAAQLAARLHQAGRITDLEGFLAQVNSREHQMATGLPGGVGVPHARSEFVEQTSIAVGVTRYGHSLDFGAQDGPATLVLLIATPAESFSEHLEVLATLARSLFKENFRESLRRAHDAEVISELINSSLVFFDH; translated from the coding sequence GTGACACCCCTCGACCTGCATGACGCCGAACTGACCACACCACAGCTGGTAATCCTCGACATGGTGGCTGAGGACAAGTCCGACGCCGCTGCCCAGCTGGCTGCCCGCCTGCACCAGGCGGGGCGCATTACAGACCTTGAGGGCTTCCTTGCGCAGGTCAACTCCCGCGAGCACCAGATGGCCACCGGCCTGCCGGGAGGCGTGGGGGTGCCCCACGCCAGGAGTGAGTTCGTCGAGCAGACGTCAATCGCCGTCGGTGTCACGCGGTACGGCCACAGCCTCGATTTCGGCGCCCAGGACGGCCCCGCAACACTGGTGCTCCTGATCGCGACACCCGCCGAGTCCTTCTCCGAGCACCTTGAGGTCCTCGCAACGCTGGCCCGTTCCCTGTTCAAGGAGAATTTTCGGGAGTCGCTGCGCCGTGCGCATGACGCCGAGGTGATCAGCGAACTCATCAATTCATCGCTGGTGTTCTTCGACCACTAG
- a CDS encoding glycerol-3-phosphate dehydrogenase/oxidase has protein sequence MTKGALSPQQREDALAALKSTNQPGKELDILIVGGGVVGVGSALDAVTRGLDVGIVEARDWAAGTSSRSSKLIHGGLRYLEMLDFALVQEALKERGLLIQRIAPHLVRPVPFLYPLTKRFVERPYVGAGILLYDTMGMTSGNSRGVPMHKHLTRRGTLRAAPSLKDDAMVGSIRYYDAQVDDARYVVNMMRTAASYGAKAANRVSVENFLREGERVVGARVKDQETGEEFSIRAKQVVNATGVWTDETQAMVTDRGQLKVRASKGIHLVVPRDRFQSTVGLILRTEKSVLFVIPWGRHWIIGTTDTDWDLDKAHPAASSSDIDYILEHVNKVVKRPLTREDVEGVYAGLRPLLAGENDSTAKLSREHVVAHPVPGLVVVAGGKWTTYRVMAKDAVDEASRALDERVPASCTETVPLLGAEGYRAAWNKRARMAEDAGVHVARVEHLLQRYGTDAELVLALIRGDASLAEPLPGADDYLRAEVVFAATHEDARHVDDVLTRRTRISIESWDRGVSAAPVVANLMAPHLNWSDAQIDREVKHYLARVEAERLSQQQPDDVSADSARMGVEDIVPLS, from the coding sequence ATGACCAAAGGCGCCCTCAGCCCCCAGCAGCGTGAAGATGCACTTGCCGCTCTGAAGTCCACCAACCAACCCGGCAAGGAACTGGACATCCTGATCGTGGGAGGCGGCGTCGTCGGCGTCGGTTCTGCCCTGGATGCGGTGACGAGGGGTCTTGACGTCGGGATCGTTGAGGCACGGGACTGGGCTGCGGGCACATCCTCGCGTTCATCGAAGCTGATCCACGGCGGACTGCGCTACCTCGAGATGCTGGATTTTGCCCTCGTACAGGAGGCACTCAAGGAACGCGGACTGCTGATCCAGCGGATCGCACCGCACCTCGTCCGGCCGGTGCCGTTCCTGTATCCGCTGACCAAGCGCTTCGTTGAGCGGCCGTATGTGGGCGCGGGCATCCTGCTCTACGACACGATGGGAATGACTTCCGGCAACTCCCGGGGCGTCCCCATGCATAAGCACCTCACGCGCAGGGGTACCCTCCGGGCCGCCCCCAGCCTCAAGGATGACGCCATGGTGGGGTCAATCCGCTACTACGACGCCCAGGTGGATGACGCGCGCTACGTCGTCAATATGATGCGCACCGCGGCATCCTACGGAGCCAAGGCAGCAAACCGGGTCTCGGTCGAGAACTTCCTGCGGGAAGGTGAGCGCGTTGTCGGCGCACGTGTGAAGGACCAGGAGACCGGCGAGGAATTCAGCATCCGCGCCAAACAGGTTGTCAACGCTACCGGCGTCTGGACGGATGAAACCCAGGCCATGGTCACGGACCGCGGCCAATTGAAGGTCCGGGCATCGAAGGGCATCCACCTCGTGGTGCCGCGGGACCGTTTCCAGTCCACCGTAGGGCTCATCCTGCGTACCGAGAAGTCCGTCCTGTTCGTCATTCCCTGGGGACGGCACTGGATAATCGGCACCACGGACACCGACTGGGACCTGGACAAGGCGCATCCCGCAGCGTCGTCGTCGGACATCGACTACATCCTTGAGCACGTGAACAAGGTGGTGAAGCGGCCGCTCACGCGTGAGGATGTGGAGGGCGTCTACGCCGGCCTGCGTCCATTGCTGGCCGGGGAGAACGACTCCACGGCCAAGCTCTCCCGCGAACATGTGGTCGCCCACCCCGTTCCGGGGCTGGTCGTTGTCGCCGGCGGCAAGTGGACAACCTACCGCGTGATGGCCAAGGACGCCGTGGATGAAGCTTCGCGCGCCCTCGACGAGCGGGTCCCGGCCAGCTGTACCGAGACCGTTCCGCTGCTCGGCGCCGAGGGTTACAGGGCAGCCTGGAACAAGCGCGCCCGCATGGCCGAGGACGCCGGAGTCCATGTTGCCCGCGTCGAGCATCTGCTGCAGCGGTATGGCACCGATGCCGAGCTGGTGCTTGCCCTGATCCGCGGGGACGCTTCGCTCGCAGAGCCGCTTCCCGGCGCTGACGACTACCTGCGTGCCGAGGTTGTGTTCGCCGCCACGCACGAGGACGCCCGCCACGTCGATGACGTGCTGACCCGCCGCACCCGCATCTCGATCGAGTCCTGGGACCGCGGCGTTTCGGCGGCTCCAGTCGTGGCAAATCTCATGGCACCGCACCTCAACTGGAGCGACGCGCAGATTGACCGTGAGGTTAAGCACTACCTCGCCCGGGTGGAAGCTGAAAGACTCAGTCAACAGCAGCCCGATGACGTGTCAGCCGACAGCGCACGCATGGGAGTCGAAGACATCGTGCCGCTAAGCTAG
- the guaB gene encoding IMP dehydrogenase, protein MSNHDPFGFIGLTYDDVLLLPGHTDVIPSEADTSSRVSRRITVQTPLLSSAMDTVTEARMAVAMARQGGLGVIHRNLSIADQAEQVDRVKRSESGMITNPVTIGPDATLRELDDLCGHYRVSGLPVVDGGGKLLGIVTNRDTRFVSESEFPKRLVREVMTQMPLVTGHVGISGEDAIGLLGKNKIEKLPLVDDDGILRGLITVKDFTKAEQYPLSTKDDDGRLRVGAAIGFFGDGWERAMALVDAGVDALFVDTANGHSAGVLDMIARLKAEKSAAHVDIIGGQAATREGAQALIDAGADGIKVGVGPGSICTTRVVAGVGVPQVTAIYESAKAAIPAGVPLIADGGLQYSGDIGKALVAGADTVMLGSLLAGSAEAPGELVFVNGKQYKTYRGMGSLGAMQTRGKNTSYSKDRYFQADVTGDDKLIPEGIEGRVAYRGPLASVAYQLVGGLRQTMFYTGARTIEELKAKGKFVRITSAGLKESHPHDIQMTVEAPNYGSK, encoded by the coding sequence CTGTCGAACCATGACCCCTTCGGCTTCATCGGCCTGACGTACGACGACGTCCTGCTGCTTCCCGGGCACACGGACGTCATCCCGTCAGAAGCAGATACCAGCTCGCGGGTCTCCCGGCGGATCACCGTCCAGACCCCCCTGCTGTCCTCCGCCATGGACACCGTCACTGAAGCGCGCATGGCCGTCGCCATGGCACGCCAGGGCGGTCTCGGCGTCATTCACCGCAACCTGTCCATCGCGGATCAGGCCGAGCAGGTGGATCGCGTCAAGCGCAGCGAGTCCGGCATGATCACCAACCCGGTCACCATCGGACCTGACGCCACCCTGCGTGAGCTCGACGACCTCTGCGGCCACTACCGCGTCTCCGGCCTTCCCGTGGTCGACGGCGGAGGCAAGCTCCTCGGCATCGTCACCAACCGCGACACCCGCTTCGTGTCGGAATCCGAGTTCCCGAAGCGCCTGGTCCGCGAAGTGATGACCCAGATGCCGTTGGTCACCGGTCACGTGGGCATCAGCGGCGAGGACGCCATCGGCCTCCTCGGCAAGAACAAGATCGAGAAGCTTCCGCTGGTCGACGACGACGGCATTCTCCGCGGCCTCATCACCGTCAAGGACTTCACGAAGGCGGAGCAGTATCCGCTCTCCACAAAGGACGACGACGGCCGTCTCCGTGTGGGGGCAGCCATCGGTTTCTTCGGTGACGGCTGGGAACGCGCCATGGCGCTGGTCGACGCCGGTGTGGACGCGTTGTTCGTAGACACCGCCAACGGCCACAGCGCCGGAGTACTCGACATGATTGCCCGGCTCAAGGCCGAGAAGTCCGCCGCCCATGTGGACATCATCGGCGGTCAGGCCGCAACCCGCGAGGGTGCGCAGGCGCTGATCGATGCCGGGGCAGACGGCATCAAGGTGGGTGTTGGCCCGGGGTCCATCTGCACCACGCGTGTAGTGGCCGGCGTCGGTGTTCCTCAGGTGACGGCGATCTACGAGTCCGCGAAGGCAGCGATCCCCGCAGGCGTTCCGCTGATTGCCGACGGCGGACTGCAGTATTCCGGTGATATCGGCAAGGCCCTGGTGGCCGGTGCCGACACCGTCATGCTCGGTTCCCTCCTGGCCGGCTCGGCTGAAGCGCCGGGTGAGCTGGTCTTCGTCAACGGCAAGCAGTACAAGACCTACCGCGGCATGGGTTCACTCGGTGCCATGCAGACCCGCGGGAAGAACACGTCGTACTCCAAGGACCGCTACTTCCAGGCGGACGTGACGGGCGACGACAAGCTCATTCCCGAGGGGATCGAGGGGCGCGTGGCGTACCGGGGACCGCTCGCATCCGTGGCCTACCAGCTCGTCGGCGGCCTGCGGCAGACCATGTTCTACACCGGCGCACGCACCATCGAAGAGCTGAAGGCCAAGGGCAAGTTTGTGCGCATCACCTCGGCGGGGCTCAAGGAATCGCATCCCCATGACATCCAGATGACGGTGGAAGCCCCCAACTACGGATCGAAGTAA
- a CDS encoding response regulator transcription factor has protein sequence MRVVLAEDSVLLREGLIRLLAEGGAEVVAAVEDGDALTAAVSTHQPDVVITDVRMPPSFSDEGLRAAAAIRQSHPGIGILVLSQYVELTYASDLMAGASAVGAGGVGYLLKDRISRLEDMMDALVRVKDGGMVLDPEVVAAAFNRRDGNTVSLLTPREREVLQLMAEGRTNAAIARQLTLSAGGVEKNISSIFTKMDLPPHLDDHRRVLAVLSWIRNGR, from the coding sequence GTGCGAGTAGTTCTGGCAGAAGATTCCGTCCTCCTGCGGGAGGGCCTCATCCGGCTCCTGGCTGAGGGCGGCGCGGAGGTGGTGGCGGCAGTGGAGGACGGCGACGCCCTCACCGCCGCCGTCTCAACCCACCAGCCCGACGTCGTTATCACCGATGTGCGGATGCCGCCGTCGTTCTCTGATGAAGGTTTGCGCGCCGCGGCAGCAATTCGGCAAAGCCACCCGGGAATCGGCATCCTCGTCCTGTCGCAGTATGTGGAGCTGACCTACGCGTCGGATCTGATGGCGGGGGCGTCAGCGGTCGGAGCCGGTGGAGTCGGTTACCTGCTCAAGGACCGCATCTCACGGCTGGAAGACATGATGGACGCGCTGGTCCGGGTGAAGGACGGCGGGATGGTGCTGGATCCGGAAGTGGTGGCGGCGGCGTTCAACCGGAGGGACGGCAATACGGTGAGTTTGCTCACGCCGCGGGAGCGGGAAGTGCTGCAGCTCATGGCAGAGGGCCGCACCAACGCGGCCATCGCACGGCAGCTCACGCTCTCCGCAGGCGGCGTGGAGAAGAACATCTCGTCGATTTTCACGAAGATGGACCTCCCGCCCCACCTGGATGACCATCGCCGCGTGCTTGCTGTGTTGAGCTGGATCCGGAACGGACGCTGA
- a CDS encoding GuaB3 family IMP dehydrogenase-related protein produces MTYEIEIGRSKRGRRAYSLDDLAVVPSRRTRDPLDVSVQWQIDAYQFEMPVIAAPMDSTMSPATAIAMGKLGGLGVLNLEGLWTRYEDPTPVLEEIAGLSTGNFSPAATRRMQELYEAPIQAELITSRLAEMRDAGVTVAGSLTPQRTQEFYKTVLAAGVDIFVIRGTTVSAEHVSKNEEPLNLKQFIYELDVPVIVGGAAGYTPALHLMRTGAAGVLVGFGGGATTTTRRALGIHSPMASAISDVAAARRDYLDESGGRYVHVIADGGMGTSGDIVKAIAVGADAVMLGSALARAEEAPGKGWHWGQEAHHSELPRGDRVNVGTVGPLEEVLWGPSHHTNGTSNMVGALRRAMATTGYSDLKEFQRVEVVLSPYLSNG; encoded by the coding sequence GTGACTTACGAGATTGAGATCGGCCGAAGCAAGCGCGGACGCAGGGCATATTCCCTCGATGACCTTGCGGTGGTCCCGTCCCGCCGTACCCGGGACCCGCTGGACGTCTCGGTGCAATGGCAGATCGACGCCTACCAGTTCGAGATGCCGGTCATCGCCGCGCCCATGGATTCCACCATGTCACCCGCGACTGCGATCGCCATGGGCAAGCTGGGCGGGCTCGGTGTCCTCAATCTCGAAGGCCTCTGGACCCGCTATGAGGACCCAACGCCGGTCCTCGAGGAAATCGCGGGTCTGTCCACCGGGAACTTCAGTCCCGCAGCCACCCGCCGCATGCAGGAGCTGTACGAGGCCCCCATCCAGGCTGAACTGATCACCAGCCGGCTGGCCGAAATGCGCGACGCCGGCGTGACCGTTGCCGGGTCCCTCACACCGCAGCGCACCCAGGAGTTCTACAAGACTGTCCTGGCCGCCGGCGTCGACATCTTCGTTATCCGCGGCACCACGGTCTCGGCCGAACACGTGTCCAAGAACGAGGAACCGCTCAATCTCAAGCAGTTCATCTACGAACTCGATGTCCCAGTCATTGTTGGCGGCGCGGCCGGCTACACGCCCGCGCTGCACCTCATGCGCACCGGCGCGGCCGGCGTGCTGGTCGGCTTCGGTGGTGGAGCAACGACGACGACGCGGCGCGCCCTCGGCATCCACTCACCGATGGCGTCGGCCATCTCGGACGTCGCTGCGGCCCGCCGCGACTACCTGGATGAATCCGGCGGCCGGTACGTCCACGTCATCGCCGACGGCGGGATGGGCACCAGCGGGGATATCGTGAAGGCCATCGCGGTCGGTGCGGACGCCGTCATGCTCGGCTCAGCACTCGCGCGTGCAGAGGAAGCCCCCGGCAAGGGATGGCACTGGGGGCAGGAAGCGCACCACAGCGAACTTCCCCGCGGAGACCGGGTGAACGTCGGCACGGTGGGGCCGCTTGAGGAAGTGCTCTGGGGGCCCTCGCACCACACCAACGGCACCTCGAACATGGTCGGTGCCCTGCGCCGCGCCATGGCAACCACCGGGTACTCGGACCTGAAGGAATTCCAGCGGGTGGAGGTAGTCCTCTCGCCCTACCTTTCCAACGGCTGA
- a CDS encoding sensor histidine kinase, protein MIERNAQPRSWFGQLASDTAYNLGGFLLGLPAFVLAVSLFSFGLSTAIIYIGVFILVGALLVARFFASAERQLTEWNSGALPPVYYRHANAHSRLRSVLGPLSDLQAWKDLIHAFVSFPVRVAAFSITLAWVAGALGGMTEWFWIRFIPGASTDVWDLLGIDPEFHWLLQFGAGLILLLTLPPLMKGLARIQRALTVGLLTNERRQLRERTEYLTNSRSSAVAAEAGTLRRIERDIHDGPQQRIVRMAMDLESAKRRLQPGDSETRELIEGAINQSREALAELRSLSRGIAPPVLVERGLPAALDAAAARCPVPVTLNTNGIGSGRFTPAAESAAYFAAVEALTNVAKHSNATECRLSARAEEGVLTVEVEDNGRGGAHVGKGTGLAGLQDRLAGVDGALEIDSPVDGGTTVRISIPVPVSQPV, encoded by the coding sequence ATGATCGAGCGCAACGCTCAACCCCGCAGCTGGTTCGGCCAGCTTGCCTCCGACACCGCCTACAACCTGGGGGGCTTCCTTCTCGGCCTGCCGGCCTTTGTGCTGGCTGTCAGCCTATTCAGCTTCGGGCTCTCCACGGCCATCATCTATATCGGCGTCTTCATCCTGGTCGGCGCGCTGTTGGTGGCCCGCTTCTTCGCCTCCGCGGAGCGGCAGCTCACGGAGTGGAACAGCGGCGCACTCCCGCCCGTGTACTACAGGCACGCAAACGCCCACTCACGGCTCAGGTCGGTGCTCGGACCGCTGTCCGATCTCCAGGCGTGGAAGGACCTCATCCACGCGTTCGTCAGCTTTCCGGTCCGCGTAGCAGCCTTCTCGATCACGCTCGCGTGGGTTGCGGGGGCACTCGGCGGAATGACCGAGTGGTTCTGGATACGTTTCATTCCAGGCGCCTCGACCGATGTGTGGGACCTGCTCGGTATCGATCCCGAATTCCACTGGCTCCTTCAATTCGGAGCCGGACTGATTCTCCTCCTCACGCTCCCGCCTCTCATGAAGGGCCTCGCCCGTATCCAACGCGCGCTCACCGTCGGCCTTCTCACCAATGAACGCCGCCAGCTTCGTGAAAGGACCGAGTACCTGACGAACTCCCGCAGCTCGGCAGTGGCCGCTGAAGCCGGGACACTTCGCAGGATCGAGCGGGACATTCATGACGGCCCGCAGCAGCGGATCGTTCGAATGGCCATGGACCTCGAATCTGCGAAACGACGGCTGCAGCCCGGCGATTCTGAGACCCGCGAGCTGATTGAAGGTGCGATCAACCAGTCCCGCGAGGCGCTGGCCGAACTGCGCTCGCTCTCGCGTGGTATCGCTCCGCCGGTCCTCGTTGAACGCGGACTCCCGGCCGCGCTCGACGCCGCGGCGGCACGCTGCCCGGTTCCCGTCACGCTCAACACCAACGGGATTGGAAGTGGCCGCTTCACTCCGGCCGCTGAGAGCGCGGCCTACTTCGCCGCCGTCGAAGCGTTGACCAATGTAGCCAAACACTCGAACGCCACCGAATGCCGCCTCAGCGCACGCGCGGAAGAAGGTGTCCTCACGGTGGAGGTAGAGGACAACGGCAGGGGCGGCGCACACGTCGGCAAGGGAACCGGGCTGGCCGGCCTGCAGGACCGGCTCGCCGGCGTCGATGGCGCACTGGAGATTGACTCTCCGGTTGACGGAGGTACCACAGTGCGGATCAGCATCCCGGTCCCGGTCAGCCAACCGGTGTGA